In a single window of the Rhodamnia argentea isolate NSW1041297 chromosome 2, ASM2092103v1, whole genome shotgun sequence genome:
- the LOC115735210 gene encoding uncharacterized protein LOC115735210 encodes MSKMKLDRKPPLARSPARLRPRRVLRSSASAMRSLQTPPGSLTKSQKLSRAWDIDESELRPEYRSISCELRALTEMVRDELSNTDPADSFFTNSLGANTVSVFERGRFYDVYCARRNERLKRKKGGESGEEKKSAYGLGVTVEPAKRREGKKLESLRKSVCAAYSMERKEGTPAPRYLLRSSTKENKKPPLAVNYEKSAVGERRIGARRAKKN; translated from the exons ATGTCGAAAATGAAGCTGGACCGCAAGCCTCCGCTCGCCAGATCTCCGGCCCGCCTTCGTCCCCGTCGTGTCCTCCGATCGAGCGCGAGCGCGATGAGATCTTTGCAGACCCCTCCAG GATCTTTGACGAAATCGCAAAAACTGAGCCGCGCGTGGGACATCGATGAATCGGAGCTCCGGCCCGAGTACCGCTCCATCTCGTGCGAGCTCCGCGCGCTGACGGAGATGGTCCGCGATGAGCTCAGCAACACGGATCCCGCTGACTCCTTCTTCACCAACAGCTTAGGGGCCAACACGGTCTCCGTGTTCGAGAGAGGGAGATTCTACGACGTGTACTGCGCGAGGAGGAACGAGAGGTTGAAGAGGAAGAAAGGCGGCGAGTCGGGAGAGGAAAAGAAGTCCGCTTACGGCCTCGGCGTCACGGTCGAGCCGGCGAAGAGGAGGGAAGGGAAGAAGCTGGAGAGCCTGAGGAAATCGGTCTGTGCGGCTTACTCCATGGAGAGGAAAGAGGGGACTCCGGCTCCGAGGTACTTGCTCAGGAGCAGCACGAAGGAGAACAAGAAGCCTCCCCTGGCAGTTAACTATGAGAAGTCTGCCGTCGGTGAGCGAAGGATTGGAGCTCGGAGAGCGAAGAAAAACTGA
- the LOC115735905 gene encoding stemmadenine O-acetyltransferase-like — protein MEVEIISKELVKPSSPMPAHLRTYGLSLLDSLVPAAHIPMILFYDRPTAFSTDEALRCLKRSPSQAKVDCSLYDVLVRSDAKVIRKLLPDEPSQLESSSSDGNGIHVIMVQVNVFECGGIALGTYLSHKIIDSPTSEIRHLHDQALHLRCHCHCSNQVRSGAPSLVAHLTRIEAVSAFIWGCCIATTEACQNGARQPSMLSHMINLWSKNKSSAAALLEHVIGNLIWFMTARSEPESERNLQSLTSALRESLLMLNVEFFEGLAGEEGVSQVCEFLEEMSEAYGDEGADHFGFSSLFNMGVYKADFGWGKPVRFSPSGINLPVYQNVVFLIETRRGDGIEAWVTLGDEDMAVLQHDGELLSCASVEPEPSPSSVDDRRSSLSCPARLEYE, from the exons ATGGAGGTCGAGATCATTTCCAAAGAGCTTGTCAAGCCATCTTCCCCCATGCCGGCTCATCTCCGGACTTACGGGCTCTCCCTCCTGGACTCGCTCGTCCCCGCCGCCCACATCCCCATGATCCTCTTCTACGACCGCCCAACTGCTTTCTCCACAGACGAAGCCCTGCGATGCCTCAAGCGATCCCCCTCCCAG GCCAAGGTCGACTGCTCTCTCTACGATGTCCTCGTGCGGTCCGATGCGAAAGTCATCCGCAAGCTCCTCCCGGACGAGCCTTCTCAGTTGGAATCATCGAGCAGCGACGGAAATGGCATTCACGTCATCATGGTCCAGGTGAACGTGTTCGAGTGCGGGGGGATTGCCCTCGGCACCTACCTCTCCCACAAGATCATCGACAGCCCGACTT CTGAAATTCGGCACCTGCACGACCAAGCTCTTCATCTTCGATGCCACTGCCATTGCAGCAATCAAGTCCGCAGCGGCGCACCGTCACTGGTGGCACACCTGACGCGGATCGAGGCAGTCTCAGCCTTCATATGGGGGTGCTGCATCGCCACCACTGAGGCCTGCCAGAACGGCGCACGCCAGCCTTCCATGCTCTCCCACATGATAAACCTCTGGAGCAAGAACAAGAGCTCGGCGGCAGCACTGCTGGAGCACGTGATCGGGAACCTGATCTGGTTCATGACGGCGAGATCCGAGCCAGAGTCAGAAAGGAATCTCCAATCCCTCACGAGCGCGCTCCGAGAGTCGCTCCTAATGCTGAATGTCGAGTTCTTCGAGGGATTGGCCGGCGAGGAGGGGGTGTCTCAGGTGTGCGAGTTCCTGGAGGAGATGAGCGAGGCGTACGGGGATGAGGGGGCGGACCACTTCGGCTTCAGTAGCCTGTTCAACATGGGGGTTTATAAGGCCGATTTCGGGTGGGGCAAGCCAGTGCGGTTCAGCCCAAGCGGGATCAACCTGCCGGTTTATCAGAACGTGGTGTTCCTGATCGAGACGAGGAGAGGGGACGGGATTGAGGCGTGGGTCACGCTGGGCGATGAGGACATGGCCGTGCTCCAGCACGACGGCGAGCTTCTCTCGTGTGCTTCCGTCGAGCCAGAGCCCTCTCCCAGCTCAGTAGATGATCGGAGATCGTCTCTCTCCTGTCCTGCTCGTTTGGAATACGAATAA
- the LOC115735199 gene encoding uncharacterized protein LOC115735199 has translation MTSLAAKPSFVLFSHVSSSMSSLSSSSSSSSASSTSFAYEPLSFAPISTARKERNGCSGNRRRPSLRIAAYDSSKGDNSNGTNGDSKAPNGTLSKSRKDLLLEYVKNVQPEFMELFVKKAPQQVVDAMRQTVTNMIGTLPPQFFAVTVTTVAENLAQLMYSVLMTGYMFRNVQYRLELQQSLDQVALHEKPDKKDAPDYAPGTEKKVSGEVIRWNNVSGPEKIDAVKYIELLEAEIEELNQQIGRTTNGQNELLEYLKTLEPQNLKELTSSAGEDAILAMNTFIKRLLAVSDPGQMKTTVSETSAPELAKLLYWLMVVGYGIRNIEVRFDMERVLGTSPKLAELPPGENI, from the exons ATGACTTCTTTGGCTGCAAAACCCTCCTTCGTACTTTTCTCCCACGTATCATCCTCTATGTCGTCattgtcatcatcatcatcatcttcttctgcttcttctacttcttttgCATACGAGCCTCTTTCCTTCGCTCCGATTAGCACTGCTAGGAAGGAGCGAAATGGTTGCAGTGGCAACCGAAGGAGACCTTCTTTGAGAATTGCCGCTTACGATTCTTCCAAGGGCGACAACTCTAATGGCACCAATGGCGACTCTAAAGCACCTAACGGCACTCTG TCAAAAAGCAGGAAAGATCTTCTTCTGGAGTATGTCAAGAATGTGCAACCAGAATTCATGGAGCTGTTTGTCAAAAAAGCTCCGCAGCAG GTAGTCGATGCTATGAGACAAACTGTCACAAATATGATTGGCACACTACCTCCCCAATTTTTTGCGGTGACTGTGACTACT GTTGCTGAAAATCTTGCTCAGCTCATGTATAGTGTTCTGATGACTGGATACATGTTTCGGAATGTACAATACCGCCTAGAACTACAACAGAGCTTGGATCAGGTTGCTCTCCACGAAAAGCCAGATAAAAAG GATGCTCCGGATTATGCACCGGGTACAGAAAAAAAGGTGTCAGGCGAAGTGATCAGGTGGAATAATGTGTCTGGCCCTGAGAAAATTGATGCTGTGAAATACATTGAGTTACTTGAAGCAGAAATTGAGGAATTGAATCAGCAAATAGGTAGAACAACCAATGGACAAAATGAATTGTTGGAATATCTCAAAACTCTCGAACCACAGAATCTTAAG GAGTTGACCAGTAGTGCGGGTGAGGATGCTATCCTTGCCATGAACACCTTTATAAAGCGGCTTCTTGCCGTCTCTGATCCTGGTCAAATGAAG ACAACAGTGTCGGAGACAAGTGCACCAGAACTTGCCAAGCTTCTATACTGGCTAATGGTTGTGGGCTATGGCATACGGAATATCGAGGTTCGTTTTGATATGGAAAGAGTATTAGGAACTTCTCCCAAGCTCGCAGAGTTGCCTCCTGGTGAGAACATCTAA
- the LOC115735152 gene encoding uncharacterized protein LOC115735152 isoform X1 produces MAASSRGFATQLDFRLEFPLARSGKLELGKRARRRAVRVEGLGDPVGASRIGCCCSDSVVPARRTAGKGAEKSDDWRFESKKIAPTPAMPFASPQSHFVSKQEKFYPRCTPRNSGPQSHDTPPKRDTGIANEKDWGINLLNENVNETGTNEDGSTWYRESGEDLGDNGYRCRWTRMGGRSHDGSSEWKEMWWEKSDWSGYKELGVEKSGKNAEGDSWWETWNEVLHQDEWSNLARIERSAQKQAKSGTENAGWYEKWWEKYDAKGWTEKGAHKYGRLNEQSWWEKWGEHYDGRGSVLKWTDKWAETELGTKWGDKWEEKFFAGIGSRQGETWHVSPTGERWSRTWGEEHFGNGKVHKYGKSTTGESWDIVVDEETYYEAEPHYGWADVVGDSTQLLSINPRDRPPGVYPNFDFGSAASPPPDDSQDPPAAPL; encoded by the exons ATGGCGGCGAGTTCCAGGGGATTTGCGACTCAGCTCGACTTCAGGCTCGAGTTTCCGCTCGCCCGGAGCGGCAAGCTGGAGCTGGGGAAGCGGGCGCGGAGGAGAGCTGTTCGCGTGGAGGGACTGGGGGATCCGGTCGGAGCGAGTCGGATCGGGTGCTGCTGCTCCGACTCGGTGGTTCCGGCTCGGAGGACGGCCGGGAAGGGCGCGGAGAAGAGCGACGATTGGCGGTTCGAGTCGAAGAAGATCGCCCCCACGCCCGCAATGCCCTTCGCTTCTCCGCA GTCTCATTTTGTTTCTAAGCAAGAAAAGTTTTATCCACGATGTACCCCCAGAAACTCTGGTCCACAGTCCCATGATACACCGCCGAAAAGAG ACACCGGTATTGCAAATGAGAAGGACTGGGGCATCAACTTGTTAAATGAAAACGTTAATGAGACTGGCACTAATGAAGACGGCAGTACTTGGTACAGAGAGAGCGGGGAAGACTTGGGCGATAATGGATACAGATGTAGATGGACAAGGATGGGTGGTCGATCTCATGATGGTTCTTCAGAATGGAAAGAAATG TGGTGGGAGAAAAGTGACTGGAGTGGTTACAAAGAACTAG GAGTAGAGAAATCTGGAAAAAATGCAGAAGGGGATTCATGGTGGGAAACATGGAATGAAGTTTTGCATCAAGATGAATGGAG CAACCTAGCGAGGATAGAGAGGAGTGCACAGAAACAAGCAAAATCAGGCACTGAGAATGCTGGTTGGTATGAGAAATG GTGGGAGAAGTATGATGCCAAAGGGTGGACTGAGAAAGGGGCACATAAGTATGGTAGACTCAATGAACAGTCGTGGTGGGAAAAGTGGGGAGAGCATTATGACGGACGAGGATCTGTCCTAAAATG GACAGATAAATGGGCGGAGACAGAGCTTGGGACCAAATGGGGAGACAAGTGGGAAGAGAAGTTCTTTGCTGGCATAGGTTCACGTCAAGGGGAGACATGGCATGTATCTCCAACCGGCGAAC GATGGTCGAGGACATGGGGGGAGGAACACTTTGGAAATGG CAAGGTGCACAAGTATGGGAAGAGCACGACCGGTGAAAGCTGGGATATTGTTGTCGACGAGGAAACTTACTATGA GGCTGAACCTCACTACGGGTGGGCAGATGTAGTTGGCGATTCAACCCAGTTGCTCTCAATCAATCCCCGTGACAGACCGCCTGGTGTTTACCCGAATTTCGACTTTGGCTCAGCTGCTTCACCCCCTCCTGACGATTCTCAGGATCCACCAGCAGCCCCTTTGTGA
- the LOC115735128 gene encoding LOW QUALITY PROTEIN: pentatricopeptide repeat-containing protein At5g42310, chloroplastic (The sequence of the model RefSeq protein was modified relative to this genomic sequence to represent the inferred CDS: inserted 2 bases in 2 codons) — protein sequence MFAVHPPIPTCFPSTQLSNSPTLLRSXHHHLLLFPPLSSSSAATTPTTGAFTTSDYSSPSTSPQLRSDFGLDSDELRELEVGGDDRDSEDDVLSLQSRRYDFAPLLNFLSNSRSSADSELDSDSASPTSLDRTEFQLAESYRAVPGPLWHSLLKSLSSSSSSTGLAYAVVSWLQKHNLCFSYELLYSILIHALGRSEKLYEAFLLSQRQTLTPLTYNALIGACARNDDLEKALNLMSRMRQDGYQSDFVNYSLIIQSLTRSNKIDTSILQRLYREIELDKIELDAQLFHDVIFGFAKSGDPDRALHFLGVAQGCGLSPKTATLVAVISALGNSGRTLEAEAIFEELKEGGLKPRTRAYNALLKGYVKTGSLKDAEWIVSEMERKGVLPDEHTYSLLVDAYVNAGRWESARIVLKEMEASNLQPNSFVFGRILAGYRDKGEWQRTFQVLREMKSCGVXPDRHFYNVMIDTFGKYNCLDHAMATFDRMLSEGIEPCNVTWNTLIDCHSKAGHHDRAEELFEEMKERGCSPCTTTYNIMINSFGEQQRWEDVKRLLGKMRGEGLLPNVVTYTTLVDIYGQSGRFNDAVDCLDDMKCAGLKPSSTMYNALINAYAQRGMSDQALDAFRLMRADGLKPSLFALNSLINAFGEDRRDAEAFAVLQYMNENNLKADVVTYTTLMKALIRVDKFQKVPEVYEEMILSGCTPDRKARAMLRSALRYMKQTFRSR from the exons ATGTTCGCAGTCCATCCACCAATCCCAACTTGCTTTCCCTCAACTCAGCTCTCCAACTCGCCAACGCTCCTCcgct accaccaccacctcctcctcttcccgcctctctcctcctcctccgccgccaccaCCCCCACTACCGGCGCGTTCACCACCTCCGACTACTCCTCTCCCTCCACCTCTCCGCAACTCCGCTCCGACTTCGGGCTCGATAGCGACGAATTGCGAGAATTGGAAGTAGGAGGTGACGACCGCGACAGCGAGGACGACGTTCTCTCCCTCCAAAGCCGTCGCTACGACTTCGCTCCCCTCCTCAACTTTCTCTCCAATTCGAGAAGCTCTGCGGACTCCGAATTGGACTCCGACTCGGCGTCCCCTACCTCACTCGATCGTACCGAGTTTCAGCTCGCCGAGTCGTACCGCGCCGTTCCCGGGCCCCTCTGGCACTCTCttctcaaatctctctcttcctcttcttcgtccACTGGGCTCGCCTACGCCGTCGTTTCGTGGCTTCAGAAGCACAACCTCTGCTTCTCCTACGAGCTTCTCTACTCGATTCTCATTCACGCTCTCGGACGCTCCGAGAAGCTCTACGAAGCGTTTCTGCTGTCTCAGAGGCAGACTCTGACGCCTCTGACGTACAATGCCCTGATTGGAGCTTGTGCTCGTAATGATGATTTGGAGAAGGCCCTGAATTTGATGTCCAGAATGCGCCAGGACGGGTACCAATCAGATTTTGTCAATTACAGTTTGATTATTCAGTCTCTTACACGTAGTAATAAGATAGATACTTCGATTTTGCAAAGGCTTTATAGGGAGATTGAGTTGGATAAGATTGAGCTCGATGCGCAGTTGTTTCATGACGTGATATTTGGTTTTGCCAAGTCTGGTGATCCAGACAGGGCTTTGCATTTTCTAGGCGTGGCTCAAGGTTGTGGGTTGAGTCCTAAGACGGCTACTCTCGTTGCTGTTATATCTGCGTTAGGGAATTCTGGTAGGACTTTGGAGGCAGAAGCAATTTTCGAGGAGTTGAAAGAAGGTGGGTTGAAACCGAGGACGAGGGCTTATAATGCTTTGTTAAAAGGCTACGTGAAAACGGGGTCTCTGAAAGATGCCGAGTGGATTGTATCAGAGATGGAAAGGAAAGGGGTATTGCCAGATGAGCATACCTATAGTCTTCTTGTTGATGCATATGTAAATGCAGGTAGATGGGAAAGCGCAAGAATTGTGCTGAAAGAAATGGAAGCAAGCAATTTGCAGCCTAACTCCTTTGTTTTTGGTAGGATTTTGGCTGGTTATCGTGATAAAGGGGAGTGGCAGAGGACATTTCAGGTTTTGAGAGAGATGAAAAGTTGTGGGG CGCCCGATAGGCATTTTTACAATGTGATGATTGATACTTTTGGGAAGTATAATTGTCTTGATCATGCAATGGCTACATTTGACCGAATGCTATCAGAGGGGATTGAGCCATGCAACGTTACATGGAATACTCTCATTGATTGTCATTCCAAGGCAGGACACCATGACAGAGCAGAAGAGTTGTTTGAGGAAATGAAGGAGAGGGGTTGCTCGCCTTGCACTACAACATATAACATTATGATTAATTCTTTTGGGGAGCAGCAGAGGTGGGAGGATGTAAAGAGGTTGCTGGGGAAGATGCGCGGGGAAGGCTTACTTCCAAATGTTGTGACATACACCACGCTCGTTGATATATATGGTCAGTCTGGGAGGTTCAATGACGCTGTAGATTGTTTGGACGATATGAAGTGTGCTGGGTTGAAGCCATCGTCAACGATGTATAATGCTTTAATAAATGCTTATGCTCAAAGG GGTATGTCCGACCAAGCATTAGATGCATTCAGGCTCATGAGAGCTGATGGTCTAAAGCCCAGTCTATTTGCTCTAAACTCATTGATCAATGCATTTGGGGAAGATAGAAGGGATGCCGAAGCCTTTGCTGTGTTACAGTACATGAACGAAAAT AATCTGAAAGCAGACGTAGTGACATATACGACGCTCATGAAAGCCCTGATACGTGTGGATAAGTTTCAGAAG GTTCCAGAGGTGTATGAAGAGATGATATTATCTGGGTGCACGCCCGACAGGAAAGCCAGAGCTATGTTGCGGTCTGCTCTGAGATACATGAAGCAGACATTTAGGTCAAGATAA
- the LOC115735152 gene encoding uncharacterized protein LOC115735152 isoform X2, whose protein sequence is MAASSRGFATQLDFRLEFPLARSGKLELGKRARRRAVRVEGLGDPVGASRIGCCCSDSVVPARRTAGKGAEKSDDWRFESKKIAPTPAMPFASPQSHFVSKQEKFYPRCTPRNSGPQSHDTPPKRDTGIANEKDWGINLLNENVNETGTNEDGSTWYRESGEDLGDNGYRCRWTRMGGRSHDGSSEWKEMWWEKSDWSGYKELGVEKSGKNAEGDSWWETWNEVLHQDEWSNLARIERSAQKQAKSGTENAGWYEKWWEKYDAKGWTEKGAHKYGRLNEQSWWEKWGEHYDGRGSVLKWTDKWAETELGTKWGDKWEEKFFAGIGSRQGETWHVSPTGEPTSTGTVSASGGHV, encoded by the exons ATGGCGGCGAGTTCCAGGGGATTTGCGACTCAGCTCGACTTCAGGCTCGAGTTTCCGCTCGCCCGGAGCGGCAAGCTGGAGCTGGGGAAGCGGGCGCGGAGGAGAGCTGTTCGCGTGGAGGGACTGGGGGATCCGGTCGGAGCGAGTCGGATCGGGTGCTGCTGCTCCGACTCGGTGGTTCCGGCTCGGAGGACGGCCGGGAAGGGCGCGGAGAAGAGCGACGATTGGCGGTTCGAGTCGAAGAAGATCGCCCCCACGCCCGCAATGCCCTTCGCTTCTCCGCA GTCTCATTTTGTTTCTAAGCAAGAAAAGTTTTATCCACGATGTACCCCCAGAAACTCTGGTCCACAGTCCCATGATACACCGCCGAAAAGAG ACACCGGTATTGCAAATGAGAAGGACTGGGGCATCAACTTGTTAAATGAAAACGTTAATGAGACTGGCACTAATGAAGACGGCAGTACTTGGTACAGAGAGAGCGGGGAAGACTTGGGCGATAATGGATACAGATGTAGATGGACAAGGATGGGTGGTCGATCTCATGATGGTTCTTCAGAATGGAAAGAAATG TGGTGGGAGAAAAGTGACTGGAGTGGTTACAAAGAACTAG GAGTAGAGAAATCTGGAAAAAATGCAGAAGGGGATTCATGGTGGGAAACATGGAATGAAGTTTTGCATCAAGATGAATGGAG CAACCTAGCGAGGATAGAGAGGAGTGCACAGAAACAAGCAAAATCAGGCACTGAGAATGCTGGTTGGTATGAGAAATG GTGGGAGAAGTATGATGCCAAAGGGTGGACTGAGAAAGGGGCACATAAGTATGGTAGACTCAATGAACAGTCGTGGTGGGAAAAGTGGGGAGAGCATTATGACGGACGAGGATCTGTCCTAAAATG GACAGATAAATGGGCGGAGACAGAGCTTGGGACCAAATGGGGAGACAAGTGGGAAGAGAAGTTCTTTGCTGGCATAGGTTCACGTCAAGGGGAGACATGGCATGTATCTCCAACCGGCGAAC CCACATCAACTGGTACAGTTTCTGCCTCTGGTGGACATGTTTGA